In a single window of the Serratia quinivorans genome:
- the nemA_1 gene encoding N-ethylmaleimide reductase has translation MTNKKLFSPYKLGQITLSNRIVLAPLTRSRAGKGFVPGEFAATYYSQRASAGLLIAEATQISQQGQGYQDTPGIYTQDQIEGWRKVTDAVHAKGGVIFLQIWHVGRISHVELQKNGAAPVAPSEIQANAKVFINNSLVQTSIPRALSIDEIPGIVDDFRQAAANAIAAGFDGVEVHGANGYLLDQFVRDNANNRVDAYGGSIENRARLLLEVTKAVIEEVGADRTGVRISPVSPINDVVSREPQAQFNYIATELSKLGAVYLHVVEGATGGARDDVPFDFDTLRQNFKNTYIANNGYDLNLANISLTENKSDLISFGRFFISNPDLVERFKSGSSLSEIDAEHLYGGGAKGYTDYPTLS, from the coding sequence ATGACAAATAAAAAACTATTTAGTCCATATAAGCTTGGTCAGATCACCCTTTCCAACAGGATTGTCCTTGCACCTCTTACCCGCAGTCGGGCTGGTAAAGGTTTTGTCCCTGGCGAATTTGCGGCAACTTATTATAGTCAGCGTGCATCTGCCGGCCTTTTAATAGCGGAAGCCACTCAGATTTCTCAACAGGGGCAAGGGTATCAAGATACGCCAGGAATATATACACAGGATCAAATTGAGGGTTGGCGAAAAGTCACTGATGCGGTACATGCCAAGGGAGGTGTTATTTTTCTGCAGATTTGGCATGTTGGCCGAATCTCACATGTAGAGCTTCAAAAAAATGGTGCGGCGCCGGTAGCACCTTCTGAAATTCAGGCAAATGCGAAGGTGTTTATAAATAACAGTTTAGTGCAAACTTCAATTCCGCGAGCTCTGAGTATTGATGAAATACCCGGTATCGTGGATGACTTCCGGCAAGCCGCTGCAAATGCGATCGCTGCTGGATTTGACGGTGTTGAGGTTCACGGTGCTAATGGTTATTTACTTGATCAATTTGTTCGCGATAATGCCAATAACCGTGTTGATGCTTATGGTGGTTCAATTGAAAACCGTGCCCGTTTGTTGCTAGAGGTGACGAAGGCCGTGATTGAAGAGGTTGGTGCTGATCGTACTGGGGTTCGTATTTCTCCCGTCTCGCCTATTAATGATGTTGTTAGCCGTGAGCCTCAGGCTCAGTTTAATTATATCGCTACTGAACTCAGTAAGTTAGGCGCCGTTTATCTTCATGTTGTAGAAGGCGCAACTGGCGGGGCACGTGATGATGTACCGTTTGATTTTGACACTCTGCGTCAAAACTTCAAAAATACCTACATTGCAAATAATGGGTATGATCTGAATTTGGCAAATATATCTCTTACAGAGAATAAGTCTGATTTGATTTCCTTTGGTCGGTTTTTCATCAGTAACCCAGATTTAGTAGAAAGATTTAAAAGCGGTTCCTCTTTATCTGAAATTGACGCTGAACACCTCTATGGTGGGGGGGCAAAAGGCTATACCGACTATCCAACCTTGAGTTAA
- the xylB_2 gene encoding Aryl-alcohol dehydrogenase — MIKAIAAVTESADTPFTVCDIELEDPQDYEVLVRIKGVGICHTDLSFKKIGHYAPGVLGHEGAGVVEKVGAAVTRLVPGDHVVLSYFACHHCETCLDGHPAYCDNMEAANISGGRVDGSTPIKINGKPGKGSFFYQSSFANYAISHENNTVKIDKTLPVALMGPLGCGLQTGAGAVINALKVGENQGIAIFGLGAVGLAAVMASKISGANPIIVVDIVPEKLELAKQLGATHIINGATSDAVSEIKRISEGGVAFSLECVGVPKLLEQAVESLRPTGVCGLLGMSSTEATASIKLLDLLGGRTVKGIIEGDADPQEFIPKLIEFYRSGQFPFDKLLKTYPLEDINIAIDDMKNGLVVKPVLIPS; from the coding sequence ATGATAAAAGCTATAGCTGCTGTGACCGAATCTGCTGATACACCTTTTACTGTTTGCGATATTGAACTTGAAGATCCACAGGATTATGAAGTTTTGGTTCGCATCAAAGGTGTAGGTATCTGCCATACTGATTTGAGCTTCAAGAAAATAGGTCACTATGCTCCAGGAGTTCTTGGGCATGAAGGTGCGGGAGTGGTTGAAAAAGTGGGAGCTGCCGTAACCCGCCTGGTTCCCGGTGACCATGTTGTCCTTAGTTACTTTGCTTGCCACCATTGTGAGACTTGCTTGGATGGACACCCTGCATACTGCGATAATATGGAGGCTGCCAATATAAGTGGGGGGCGTGTAGATGGATCTACTCCTATTAAAATCAACGGTAAGCCTGGCAAAGGTTCTTTCTTTTATCAATCCTCTTTCGCAAACTATGCCATTTCCCACGAGAACAATACGGTGAAGATAGACAAGACTCTACCGGTTGCTTTGATGGGGCCATTGGGCTGTGGTTTGCAAACGGGGGCCGGTGCCGTTATTAATGCTCTTAAAGTTGGGGAAAACCAGGGTATCGCTATTTTTGGTTTAGGCGCGGTTGGTCTTGCTGCAGTGATGGCTTCCAAGATTTCTGGTGCTAATCCTATTATTGTTGTCGATATCGTCCCGGAGAAACTCGAACTAGCAAAACAACTTGGAGCAACTCATATTATAAATGGTGCAACAAGTGATGCGGTTAGCGAAATAAAACGTATCTCCGAGGGGGGAGTCGCATTTTCTCTTGAATGTGTTGGCGTTCCGAAACTCCTTGAACAAGCCGTAGAATCCCTGCGTCCTACCGGCGTGTGTGGTTTACTTGGTATGAGCAGCACTGAAGCTACGGCATCAATAAAATTATTAGATTTACTGGGTGGTCGTACCGTCAAAGGGATTATAGAAGGAGATGCCGATCCTCAGGAATTTATTCCTAAATTGATTGAGTTCTATCGCTCGGGGCAATTTCCCTTTGATAAATTGCTCAAAACTTACCCGTTAGAAGATATAAATATTGCCATTGATGATATGAAAAATGGCTTGGTCGTTAAACCAGTATTAATACCATCTTGA
- a CDS encoding Putative excisionase (DUF1233) yields MDENCIFQLVPNKWVSEQLLTALSGMSKSMIRHARRTTWLEGREYRHVAADLNPKMNSPIMYNREAVDHWIERQRPAIRRHITK; encoded by the coding sequence ATGGATGAGAACTGCATATTTCAACTTGTACCAAACAAATGGGTTTCAGAGCAGTTACTGACGGCCTTGAGTGGCATGAGTAAGAGCATGATCCGGCATGCAAGGCGCACAACATGGCTGGAGGGTCGGGAGTATCGGCATGTTGCGGCAGACCTTAATCCAAAGATGAACAGTCCCATCATGTACAACCGCGAAGCGGTAGACCACTGGATTGAGAGACAAAGACCGGCGATCCGCCGACATATTACTAAGTAG
- a CDS encoding Predicted transcriptional regulator, translating to MKAAIGKQQLLAMVPLSWSTINALEKAGEFPKRFAITESRVAWNSDEVEVWLDSRQETGTGKQPINMPDVRQRKTRPVSK from the coding sequence ATGAAAGCAGCAATTGGTAAACAACAACTCCTGGCAATGGTGCCATTGAGTTGGTCAACCATCAACGCGCTGGAGAAGGCCGGAGAATTTCCTAAACGATTTGCCATCACAGAGAGTCGCGTAGCGTGGAATAGCGATGAAGTAGAGGTTTGGCTTGATTCCCGCCAAGAGACTGGCACCGGAAAGCAGCCAATAAACATGCCAGATGTTAGGCAACGCAAGACGCGCCCTGTGTCAAAGTGA
- a CDS encoding Domain of uncharacterised function (DUF1902) — MNKNHVFTVMVSHEDRMWTGICDELGLVTEAKTFARLAQRVHDIAPELGQLNCDLRPDEVQVEFVSDKSSSLPFMA; from the coding sequence ATGAACAAAAACCACGTATTCACTGTAATGGTCAGCCATGAAGACCGCATGTGGACGGGGATCTGTGATGAGTTAGGCTTGGTTACAGAGGCCAAAACTTTTGCACGACTTGCACAGCGCGTCCATGATATAGCCCCGGAATTAGGGCAACTTAATTGCGACCTTCGTCCAGATGAAGTGCAAGTAGAATTTGTCAGTGATAAGTCGTCTTCATTACCATTCATGGCATAA
- a CDS encoding Superfamily II helicase and inactivated derivatives produces the protein MNVRCLLKAAANSGTLVPYDPQSLMIRDMAGYRERGKHDADKMVFHTFKSAFEKEIAAGFNAKHFAKVLLESGMLTPPSSGRGYQRKSPRVNGQQVNVYVLHYMPEEKQAEE, from the coding sequence ATGAATGTCCGTTGTCTTTTGAAAGCAGCCGCCAACAGCGGGACACTGGTGCCCTATGATCCGCAAAGTCTGATGATTCGCGATATGGCTGGCTACAGGGAGCGAGGCAAGCACGACGCAGACAAGATGGTATTCCATACCTTCAAATCTGCGTTTGAGAAGGAGATTGCGGCCGGGTTCAATGCGAAGCACTTTGCCAAGGTTTTACTGGAATCCGGCATGCTTACACCACCAAGCAGTGGTCGTGGTTACCAGAGGAAGTCTCCAAGAGTGAATGGCCAACAGGTTAACGTCTATGTCCTGCACTACATGCCCGAAGAGAAACAAGCAGAAGAGTAA
- a CDS encoding Helix-turn-helix domain, whose protein sequence is MSEININDVPFTLAEAAAYLKKSKRTVRGLIKSGLLTARKSGPNGKGHYEILKSECLAYYGRAAQNQAVNADGHQQKGNSRWPLNNVTAIGTATMSNRVVAKELGAALTRQTGNKRKNSTIS, encoded by the coding sequence ATGTCAGAAATAAATATCAACGATGTGCCATTCACGCTCGCCGAGGCCGCCGCGTACTTAAAAAAGTCCAAAAGAACAGTTAGAGGCCTGATTAAGTCAGGCTTGCTAACGGCGCGTAAAAGCGGGCCGAACGGCAAAGGACATTATGAGATTCTCAAATCAGAGTGCCTTGCGTATTACGGCAGGGCAGCACAAAATCAGGCCGTGAATGCAGACGGCCATCAACAGAAAGGTAACAGCAGATGGCCCTTAAACAACGTTACGGCAATTGGTACTGCGACTATGTCGAACCGGGTAGTGGCAAAAGAGTTAGGCGCTGCCTTGACACGACAGACAGGAAACAAGCGCAAGAACTCTACGATCAGTTAA
- a CDS encoding site-specific tyrosine recombinase XerC: protein MAAVAKMPNRKHRQRWELKKKAAERRGKPVPEYEPKPVSAATRSQHLSFMRGLMKIAADEWKWLRKAPVIKVRKPVSKRVRWLTKDEATTLLKCMPEQFRPVVVFALATGLRRSNIIDLEWSQVDMQRKVAWIHPENAKAGKAIGVALNDTACKTLRDQIGRHSRYVFVHTTARKRPGGGMTPAVRKMRVDDNSAWNTGKRRAGINDFRFHDLRHTWASWLVQAGVPLSALQEMGGWESIEMVQRYAHLSPSHLTEHARKIDEVLAGNVTNLALLENVAVGE from the coding sequence ATGGCGGCGGTCGCCAAGATGCCCAACAGAAAGCACCGGCAACGATGGGAATTGAAAAAGAAAGCGGCCGAAAGGCGCGGTAAGCCAGTTCCAGAATATGAACCAAAACCAGTATCAGCGGCAACACGCAGCCAGCACCTATCTTTCATGCGCGGGCTGATGAAGATCGCAGCCGATGAATGGAAGTGGTTGCGAAAAGCTCCGGTGATCAAGGTCAGGAAGCCAGTGAGCAAACGAGTTCGGTGGCTGACTAAGGATGAAGCGACCACCCTGTTAAAATGCATGCCTGAGCAATTTCGCCCTGTTGTCGTGTTCGCGCTGGCAACAGGTCTTCGTCGCTCTAACATCATTGATCTGGAGTGGTCGCAAGTTGATATGCAAAGAAAGGTTGCCTGGATACACCCAGAGAACGCCAAAGCAGGGAAAGCCATTGGTGTTGCTCTAAATGATACTGCCTGCAAAACGCTACGGGATCAGATTGGTCGCCACTCCCGGTATGTGTTTGTGCATACAACTGCGCGTAAACGCCCAGGCGGAGGTATGACACCCGCAGTCAGGAAGATGCGCGTTGACGATAACTCAGCATGGAATACAGGTAAGCGGCGAGCAGGAATAAACGATTTTCGATTTCATGATCTTCGGCATACCTGGGCAAGCTGGTTAGTTCAAGCAGGGGTGCCACTTTCAGCGCTACAAGAAATGGGGGGGTGGGAGAGCATAGAGATGGTTCAGCGTTACGCTCACCTTTCCCCTTCCCATTTAACCGAACATGCGAGAAAAATTGACGAAGTCTTGGCAGGCAATGTCACTAATCTGGCACTTTTGGAAAATGTGGCCGTTGGGGAATAA
- a CDS encoding site-specific tyrosine recombinase XerC, which translates to MASSRQKFTFERLRRFELTEGKSQEFLWDSDVTMLACRATKGTKAFIFQSVFLGKTLRMTIGKISDWKIDDARTEARRLQMLIDTGIDPRIAKAEKIAAVESQQAESRRGKVMFSTAWEEYLKELKTGISAKTKRPYSPRYLTDHIRLSDRGGKARKVGDGLTIAAPLACFLDLPLSEITPVLITEWLTRERQTRPTVTANSYRILRTFLKWVEDHKQFQRIIPVDLTQDRNVRKMVPVSASKADDCLQKEQLKNWFTEVRRLSNPVISTYLQVLLLTGARREEIASLRWTDIDFKWSSMRIKDKVEGERIIPLTPYVSTILAELARTSKSDVSEDRWVFTSNSKSGKIVEPRKAHNQALDQANLPHISLHGLRRSFGTLSEWVEVPTGVVAQIMGHKPSALAEKHYRRRPLDLLRKWHEKIETWILKQAEINNKNSVDLR; encoded by the coding sequence ATGGCGTCTTCGAGACAAAAATTCACCTTCGAACGATTACGTAGATTTGAACTAACTGAAGGAAAATCGCAAGAGTTTCTTTGGGATTCAGATGTAACAATGCTGGCCTGCCGTGCAACTAAAGGGACAAAAGCATTTATCTTCCAGAGTGTGTTTCTAGGGAAAACTCTGCGCATGACGATTGGCAAGATTAGCGACTGGAAAATCGATGATGCACGTACTGAAGCACGAAGACTTCAGATGCTTATTGATACAGGGATCGATCCCCGCATTGCTAAGGCAGAGAAAATTGCTGCCGTAGAATCACAACAGGCTGAATCACGCAGAGGGAAAGTTATGTTCTCTACTGCCTGGGAAGAATATCTCAAAGAACTGAAAACGGGCATCAGCGCCAAAACTAAACGCCCTTACTCACCACGCTACCTTACGGACCATATCAGGCTTTCTGATCGTGGGGGGAAGGCTAGAAAAGTCGGTGATGGTTTAACTATCGCCGCACCATTAGCATGTTTCCTTGATTTACCTTTATCAGAAATCACCCCAGTGCTCATTACTGAGTGGCTGACAAGGGAGAGACAAACCCGCCCGACGGTCACAGCCAACTCATACCGCATCCTTCGAACATTTTTGAAGTGGGTCGAGGACCACAAGCAGTTTCAGAGGATTATTCCTGTTGATCTCACCCAAGACCGTAATGTCAGAAAAATGGTACCCGTATCTGCCAGTAAAGCAGATGACTGCCTTCAGAAAGAGCAGTTGAAGAATTGGTTCACTGAAGTAAGACGGTTAAGCAATCCTGTGATTTCAACCTATCTTCAGGTTCTTTTGCTCACGGGTGCACGACGAGAGGAAATAGCATCTCTACGTTGGACCGATATTGATTTCAAATGGTCCAGCATGCGGATCAAGGATAAGGTTGAGGGCGAACGTATTATCCCACTGACACCTTATGTCTCAACTATTCTGGCTGAACTGGCTAGAACGTCAAAAAGCGATGTTAGTGAAGATCGCTGGGTCTTCACCAGTAATAGTAAGAGTGGGAAAATTGTCGAGCCCCGAAAGGCACATAACCAAGCATTAGACCAGGCAAACCTACCCCATATCAGTTTGCACGGCTTACGTCGGAGCTTTGGAACACTGTCAGAATGGGTGGAAGTACCAACAGGCGTTGTAGCTCAAATCATGGGGCACAAACCGAGCGCACTTGCGGAAAAGCATTACCGCCGACGCCCTTTAGATCTTTTGCGAAAATGGCATGAAAAGATTGAGACATGGATCTTAAAACAGGCTGAAATTAACAATAAAAACAGTGTTGACTTGCGTTGA
- a CDS encoding multiple promoter invertase, which translates to MIFFHYQLCKNSQEAREIKKHPSYLEINKEFAIPEGNVAIEIAGYGRRILKELINKIGKGDTLVLTDLNSLGDTIDDVLGTLFSCFKKDINVYCYHPYSRIEPSAESCMSFLISVQTGIDIQNLKSSRSKHRRIKKPLGRKEGSQHKLSIYTLKLKGYKQSEVARELGVSLSTVKRHWNNEIFG; encoded by the coding sequence GTGATTTTTTTCCACTATCAGTTATGCAAAAACTCACAAGAAGCAAGAGAAATAAAGAAACATCCTAGCTACCTAGAGATCAATAAGGAGTTTGCAATTCCAGAGGGAAATGTGGCAATTGAGATTGCTGGGTATGGGCGGCGAATATTAAAAGAACTCATAAACAAAATAGGCAAAGGAGACACACTCGTTCTGACAGATTTAAACAGTCTGGGAGATACTATTGATGATGTGTTGGGTACGCTGTTTTCTTGCTTCAAGAAAGATATCAACGTCTACTGTTATCATCCCTATAGCAGAATTGAACCATCTGCTGAAAGCTGTATGTCTTTTCTAATATCGGTACAAACAGGGATAGATATTCAGAATCTTAAATCAAGCAGAAGTAAGCATAGAAGAATCAAGAAACCGCTTGGACGAAAAGAAGGCAGTCAGCATAAACTCAGTATCTACACACTCAAGTTGAAAGGGTATAAACAATCAGAGGTAGCAAGAGAATTAGGAGTCAGCTTATCCACAGTTAAACGACATTGGAATAACGAAATTTTCGGTTAA
- a CDS encoding Protein of uncharacterised function (DUF3296): protein MKYVQLYRTKINVLLNALTNKYPRVTAVRVDFHFPGIVDDGDNICCFPNLEPGVMSRMRGSLKAKLEADKIRKQREGKRIYRCPMFIIWAREFSESGKCHYHICLLFNKDAYYHLGDYNQEDNLRGMITAAWYSALGLERDDHQGLVHFPDDCRYVLDTNSPDFNEHYQDLLERLDYLTKVDTKVFGKGDRNFGCSQIDL from the coding sequence ATGAAATATGTACAGCTTTATCGGACGAAAATTAATGTGTTATTGAATGCCCTGACGAATAAATATCCACGAGTTACAGCGGTAAGGGTGGATTTCCACTTTCCAGGTATCGTCGATGATGGTGATAACATTTGCTGTTTCCCTAATCTGGAACCGGGAGTAATGTCGCGGATGCGCGGCTCCCTAAAGGCTAAGTTGGAAGCGGACAAGATTCGTAAGCAACGAGAAGGTAAACGTATTTATCGCTGCCCTATGTTTATTATATGGGCGAGGGAGTTTTCTGAATCAGGTAAATGCCATTACCACATCTGCCTGTTATTCAACAAGGACGCCTACTACCACCTCGGTGATTACAATCAGGAAGACAATCTGAGAGGAATGATTACAGCGGCATGGTACAGCGCTTTAGGGCTGGAACGGGACGACCACCAAGGTCTAGTGCATTTTCCAGATGACTGCCGCTACGTGCTGGACACTAACAGCCCTGACTTCAACGAACATTACCAAGACCTGCTTGAGCGCCTGGACTACCTGACCAAAGTCGATACTAAAGTTTTTGGGAAAGGTGATCGTAATTTCGGTTGCAGTCAAATCGATTTATAA
- a CDS encoding Protein of uncharacterised function (DUF499): MTPFCSINLEPKPILNWIETDNEIMSLKPWREIARPHRDVLEGTFKQSEFAADITQVDNGSAPAEYQNAEQFFARTFITEGMRLLLESVAERLAGKGGDPVIQLQTAFGGGKTHTMLAVYHLASRTVTTDRLQGIPPILDAAGIHDLPSARVAVIDGINLSVSQARTHGVIHANTLWGELAWQLLGDEGYELVAESDRDGTSPGKEQLVKLLTKAAPCVVLMDELVAFLRQLEVGKQFNAGTFDSNITFIQALTEAMKSVPNAMLLASLPESALEVGGTMGQKALDSLEKYFARVESVWKPVATEEAFEIVRRRLFESAGDAAQVQGIAQQYADFYRQHAQEFPNETQSSHYYDRLCKSYPIHPEVFDRLYEDWSTLDKFQRTRGVLQYMAIVIHRLWVADNRDALIMPGSLPLDDSNVRGKSIHYLPQGWEPVIEKEVDGSRSEAADIDNQDTRFGQFHAARRVMRTLFLGSAPSTGDQMHRGLLAERIMLGACSPGQTVATFKDVLVRLRDRLTYLYGDKDRFWLDTKPNLRREMETRKSKVGEREELTPLLKKSVTACFGSQHCFAGIHVFTPSSDVLDEYGNGPRLVVLEPSAFSAYSRSSSTNQAFKAAEVILFKRGEQPRVKQNRLIFLAADYDSLNRLKDQGRTYLAWHSIVIDIENGVLNQDLAHLTQAKGNRDTAKKQFDSLVRDTYKWLLAPLQDPGKQLEWEVSQISSSAPKLVQEIESKLAEEEWLIKEWSPVHLRNLLEKYYFANGAESVSAVKVWQDACHYLYMPRLVNDQVLRRSVEEAVKSTDFFAFASGMRDDRFEGFAFGKSSTVFLDENSVLISRDAALRYQATLEQEAREKSEEERKRVYPDKDGRDGTVKDESDGGKDTGTGSGTGSVSPQPTVTESQKTRFYGSVRLDAIRAKMDFANIMDEVVQNFASQYGVEVEISIEINARSEKGFDANLQRAIKENCSMLKFGNAEFEE; the protein is encoded by the coding sequence ATGACACCTTTTTGCTCAATAAATTTGGAGCCCAAGCCAATACTGAATTGGATTGAAACGGATAATGAAATTATGAGCCTGAAACCTTGGCGCGAGATTGCGCGCCCGCATCGCGATGTACTGGAAGGCACCTTTAAACAGTCGGAATTTGCGGCAGATATTACTCAGGTCGACAATGGCTCTGCGCCAGCAGAATATCAGAATGCTGAGCAGTTTTTTGCGCGCACCTTTATCACGGAAGGCATGCGCTTGCTATTAGAGTCGGTCGCCGAGCGGCTGGCAGGCAAAGGCGGCGACCCGGTGATCCAACTGCAAACTGCTTTTGGTGGCGGTAAAACTCACACTATGCTTGCGGTTTATCACTTAGCCTCACGCACAGTGACCACGGATCGCTTGCAGGGTATTCCGCCGATTTTGGATGCGGCAGGGATTCATGACTTACCCAGTGCCCGAGTGGCGGTGATCGATGGGATTAACTTGTCGGTGAGCCAAGCACGCACGCACGGTGTGATCCATGCCAATACTCTGTGGGGGGAGCTAGCCTGGCAACTTTTGGGTGATGAAGGCTATGAGCTAGTGGCGGAAAGTGACCGCGATGGCACATCACCGGGCAAAGAGCAGTTAGTTAAATTGCTGACCAAGGCGGCACCCTGTGTGGTGTTGATGGATGAGCTGGTGGCTTTTTTGCGCCAGTTGGAAGTCGGCAAGCAGTTTAATGCCGGAACCTTCGACTCCAATATCACCTTTATTCAGGCATTGACTGAAGCGATGAAGTCGGTACCCAATGCCATGTTGTTGGCTTCTTTGCCTGAGTCGGCCTTGGAAGTGGGTGGCACTATGGGGCAGAAGGCGCTGGATTCGCTGGAGAAATATTTTGCTCGGGTTGAGTCGGTATGGAAGCCGGTAGCCACTGAAGAGGCATTTGAGATTGTGCGCCGTCGTTTGTTTGAGTCGGCTGGTGATGCCGCTCAGGTGCAGGGTATTGCGCAGCAGTATGCTGACTTCTATCGCCAGCATGCGCAAGAGTTCCCAAACGAAACACAATCCAGCCACTATTACGACCGACTGTGCAAGTCATACCCGATCCACCCGGAGGTATTTGACCGACTTTATGAGGATTGGTCGACGCTGGACAAGTTTCAGCGCACCCGTGGGGTGTTGCAATATATGGCGATAGTGATCCATCGCTTGTGGGTCGCGGATAACCGCGATGCGCTGATCATGCCGGGGTCGTTGCCCCTTGATGACAGCAATGTGCGTGGCAAGAGCATTCATTATTTGCCACAAGGCTGGGAACCGGTCATCGAAAAAGAGGTGGATGGCTCGCGCTCTGAAGCGGCAGATATCGATAATCAAGATACCCGTTTTGGCCAATTCCACGCCGCTCGCAGGGTGATGCGTACCCTGTTTTTGGGTAGTGCACCCAGTACAGGCGATCAGATGCATCGCGGCCTGCTGGCTGAGCGGATTATGCTGGGCGCCTGCTCGCCCGGGCAAACAGTGGCCACCTTTAAGGATGTGTTGGTTCGGCTGCGAGATCGTCTGACCTACCTTTATGGCGATAAAGATCGTTTTTGGCTGGATACTAAGCCTAATCTGCGTCGGGAAATGGAAACCCGTAAGAGTAAAGTCGGTGAACGTGAAGAGTTGACGCCGCTGCTTAAGAAGTCAGTGACTGCGTGTTTTGGCTCCCAGCACTGTTTTGCCGGGATACATGTTTTCACACCTTCCAGCGATGTGCTTGATGAATACGGCAATGGACCGCGTTTGGTAGTATTGGAGCCGTCGGCATTTTCAGCTTATAGCCGTAGTAGCAGTACTAACCAGGCATTCAAAGCAGCTGAGGTGATCTTGTTTAAACGTGGTGAGCAACCACGTGTGAAACAAAATCGGCTGATCTTTCTCGCTGCCGATTATGACAGCCTGAACCGTTTGAAAGATCAGGGGAGAACGTATCTGGCCTGGCATTCTATCGTAATCGATATCGAAAACGGAGTGTTGAATCAGGATCTGGCGCATTTGACCCAAGCTAAGGGGAATCGCGATACGGCGAAGAAGCAGTTTGATAGCTTAGTCCGCGACACTTATAAGTGGCTACTGGCGCCACTGCAGGATCCCGGTAAACAGTTGGAGTGGGAGGTGTCGCAAATCTCTTCCAGCGCACCTAAATTAGTCCAGGAAATTGAAAGTAAACTAGCTGAAGAGGAGTGGTTGATCAAAGAGTGGTCACCGGTTCATCTGCGCAATTTGTTGGAAAAATACTATTTTGCCAACGGGGCAGAGTCAGTCAGTGCAGTGAAGGTCTGGCAAGATGCTTGTCATTACCTCTATATGCCTCGTTTGGTTAATGACCAAGTATTGCGTCGAAGTGTAGAAGAGGCGGTCAAGAGTACCGATTTCTTCGCTTTTGCATCCGGAATGCGTGACGATCGCTTTGAAGGGTTTGCTTTTGGAAAATCATCCACCGTGTTTTTGGATGAGAACAGCGTTCTGATTAGCCGGGATGCTGCGCTACGCTATCAAGCCACGCTAGAGCAAGAAGCCCGTGAAAAGAGTGAAGAAGAGCGTAAGAGGGTTTATCCGGATAAAGACGGCCGCGATGGTACCGTTAAGGACGAATCGGATGGCGGCAAGGACACGGGCACTGGTTCTGGAACTGGTTCAGTGAGTCCCCAACCGACTGTAACAGAGAGCCAGAAAACACGGTTTTATGGTTCAGTGCGACTTGATGCCATCAGAGCCAAAATGGATTTTGCTAATATCATGGACGAGGTGGTGCAAAATTTTGCTAGCCAATATGGTGTAGAGGTAGAGATCTCCATTGAGATTAATGCACGCTCTGAGAAAGGGTTTGATGCAAATTTACAGCGAGCTATCAAAGAAAACTGCAGCATGCTGAAGTTTGGTAATGCTGAATTTGAAGAGTAA